In the Candidatus Polarisedimenticolia bacterium genome, AGGTGCTCGACCCCGAGTTCGCCATGGATCGGAAAATCCTGGAAGACGGCGTGCGATCCGGCCTGGGCGCCCCACTGATGCGCGGCGGCAAGCTGGCCGGCGAAGTCTGGTTCATCTCGACGCGTCCGGGCGCGTTCACACCGCGCGACGAGAAGGCGGCCGGCGCGATCGCCGACATCCTGAGCCTGTCGCTGGAGCACGAGCGGCTGTGGAGCCTGGATGTCGCTCGCCGGCGCCGCCTGGATGCCATCGACTCGCTGCTGCCGGCGATGGCCCGCACGCTGGACGTGCGCGGCATCTTCAACCACGTGTCGGAAATCGTGCACCCGGTGCTGGCGCACGACCTGCTCATCCTGACGACTCTCGATCCCGATCGCGGCGAGCTGGTGGTGGAAGCAACCTCCGGCGAGCCGGTTCCCGGGATGCCGAAGCGCTTCGGGGCTGGCGGCCCCATGACCCACCCGGACGCACCGGAGCATATCCTGATCCCGGACGTGGACAGCCAGCCCGAGCCTTGCGGCGCCCGCTCCGGGTGCCTGCAGATCGGCATGCGCTCGTTCATGGGAATCCCGCTGCGCCTCGATGGCACGACGAGCTGGCTGCTGATCGTGTCGCGCACGCCCAACCAGTATTCCGAGGAGGACGTCATCATCGCGCGGCGCGCGGCGGATCACGTCAGCCTCGCCTTGTCGCACCAGCGTCTCGCCGAGGAGGAGCGCCGTTTGACGGAGGAGCGCGAGCGCGCCACGCGGCTCGAGGAGCGCGTCCGCGATCTCAAGGACGAGCTGGAGACGACGCTCGGTTACCGGCGGGTGATCGGCGACTCAAAGAGCTGGAAGGCGGTCCTGGGACAGGCGGCCAAGGTGGCCCGCACCGAGACGACGGTGCTGCTGACCGGAGAATCGGGCACCGGCAAGGAGGTCGTCGCCCGCTTCGTCCATCGCGGCTCGCCGCGGTCCGCGGGGCCGTTCGTCGGGCTCAACTGCGCCGCGCTCCCGGAAGCTCTGTTGGAGTCGGAATTGTTCGGCCACGAGAAGGGGGCGTTCACCGGGGCCACGATGTCGCGGCCGGGACGCATCGAGCAGGCCGCGGGA is a window encoding:
- a CDS encoding sigma-54-dependent Fis family transcriptional regulator → MSDGAPVTTDNKEEAPWGLPRAEAPHADPLPAALSRIARIVSGTLELKEVFSQVSEAASEVLSFEAMGVCKLEPPNLMRNYAMAGDKQLTDPSEVAPLEDFSPSMRPAPGKIMRIDEASEVLDPEFAMDRKILEDGVRSGLGAPLMRGGKLAGEVWFISTRPGAFTPRDEKAAGAIADILSLSLEHERLWSLDVARRRRLDAIDSLLPAMARTLDVRGIFNHVSEIVHPVLAHDLLILTTLDPDRGELVVEATSGEPVPGMPKRFGAGGPMTHPDAPEHILIPDVDSQPEPCGARSGCLQIGMRSFMGIPLRLDGTTSWLLIVSRTPNQYSEEDVIIARRAADHVSLALSHQRLAEEERRLTEERERATRLEERVRDLKDELETTLGYRRVIGDSKSWKAVLGQAAKVARTETTVLLTGESGTGKEVVARFVHRGSPRSAGPFVGLNCAALPEALLESELFGHEKGAFTGATMSRPGRIEQAAGGVLFLDEVGEMTPAVQAKLLRVLQEREYQRLGGTRPLKADVRIVAATNRDLEAAMGRGEFREDLYYRLRVFEIPLPPLRERRSDILPMAEAFLEELGATIGRKAAGISREGARALLAHDWPGNVRELRNALERAMILCDGGLITEEHLPIRGTKTTRASRTPVDGEFPADGVNLDAVERGLIEKALKEAKNNRSLAARLLGLTRSQLYTRLQKHRLDA